A genomic region of Raphanus sativus cultivar WK10039 chromosome 6, ASM80110v3, whole genome shotgun sequence contains the following coding sequences:
- the LOC108813404 gene encoding zinc finger CCCH domain-containing protein 32 isoform X2: MDMYGRNPTAMNGSHASAPQWTGPGDAAGLQESSMWGGLGLGKSETYPERAGAPDCAYYMRTGVCGYASRCRFNHPPDRATVEATVRATGQYPERLGALPCQFYLKTGTCKFGASCKFNHPRNAGGSVTHVPLNIYGYPVRQGVNECSYFLKTGQCKFGITCKFHHPQPAAAAAAAATATLPPPASAPQFYPSVQQHHSLMPSPPSSSLRPLLPGSFMQGPYAPMLLTPPGVLPIQAWSHYSAPVSPALSPGAAQQATSLYGVTQLSSTTPGVYPSGGLFQKEESFPERPGEPECQYYLKTGDCKFGTSCKFHHPRLRVPPTPNCVLSSIGLPLRPGVQCCTFYVQNGFCKFGSTCKFDHPVGVIRYNPSASSLADAPVAPFPLLPSSSSSAAELISGDDPYLSTSRSASNNISAGLIFSQSGVSVPFNDLQLSTQTSLSLTGSRITRQGREIRRSF; encoded by the exons ATGGACATGTATGGACGCAATCCTACGGCGATGAATGGCTCACATGCTTCTGCTCCCCAGTGGACCGGACCAGGAGACGCCGCCGGACTtcaag AATCATCGATGTGGGGAGGATTAGGGTTAGGTAAAAGTGAAACGTACCCAGAGAGAGCAGGTGCTCCTGACTGTGCCTACTACATGCGTACTGGTGTCTGTGGTTACGCCTCTAGATGCCGTTTCAATCATCCTCCTGATCGTGCCACg GTTGAAGCAACTGTTAGAGCCACAGGACAGTATCCCGAACGCCTTGGTGCTCTCCCTTGTCAA ttttaTTTGAAAACTGGAACCTGCAAATTTGGGGCTTCATGCAAATTCAACCATCCAAGGAATGCAGGTGGATCCGTGACCCACGTTCCTCTCAATATCTATGGCTACCCTGTTCGTCAG GGTGTAAACGAGTGCTCTTACTTTTTGAAAACGGGGCAATGCAAATTTGGTATTACCTGTAAATTCCATCACCCCCAgcctgctgctgctgctgctgctgctgctactgCAACTCTCCCACCTCCAGCTTCTGCACCTCAGTTTTATCCATCGGTGCAGCAACATCATTCCCTTATGCCTTCACCTCCTTCCTCTAGCTTGAGACCTCTTCTTCCCGGTTCTTTTATGCAAGGCCCTTATGCTCCAATGCTCTTAACCCCCCCTGGGGTCCTTCCTATTCAAGCCTGGAGTCATTACTCG GCACCTGTCAGCCCTGCTCTATCTCCTGGTGCTGCTCAGCAAGCCACTTCTTTGTATGGAGTTACACAGctctcttccaccactcccgGGGTCTATCCATCTGGTGGTCTTTTTCAGAAGGAAGAGAGCTTCCCAGAGAGACCCGGTGAGCCAGAGTGCCAGTACTATTTGAAAACAGGAGATTGTAAGTTTGGTACATCTTGCAAGTTTCATCATCCTCGACTTCGTGTTCCACCTACACCTAATTGCGTCCTCAGCTCCATTGGTCTTCCTCTACGTCCG GGTGTGCAATGTTGCACTTTCTACGTACAAAACGGCTTCTGTAAGTTTGGATCAACATGTAAATTTGATCATCCTGTGGGAGTCATCAGATACAATCCTTCTGCATCCTCCCTCGCTGATGCACCCGTGGCTCCTTTCCCTCTCTTgccctcttcttcttcgtctgcTGCTGAGCTCATTTCAGGGGATGATCCTTACTTGTCAACCTCAAGAAGCGCATCTAACAACATCTCAGCTGGTTTGATATTCTCCCAGAGTGGCGTCTCAGTTCCATTCAATGACCTCCAGCTCTCCACCCAGACCTCTCTTTCCCTAACCGGTAGCAGAATCACAAGACAAGGCCGAGAAATCCGTCGATCCTTTTGA
- the LOC108813404 gene encoding zinc finger CCCH domain-containing protein 32 isoform X1, whose protein sequence is MDMYGRNPTAMNGSHASAPQWTGPGDAAGLQAESSMWGGLGLGKSETYPERAGAPDCAYYMRTGVCGYASRCRFNHPPDRATVEATVRATGQYPERLGALPCQFYLKTGTCKFGASCKFNHPRNAGGSVTHVPLNIYGYPVRQGVNECSYFLKTGQCKFGITCKFHHPQPAAAAAAAATATLPPPASAPQFYPSVQQHHSLMPSPPSSSLRPLLPGSFMQGPYAPMLLTPPGVLPIQAWSHYSAPVSPALSPGAAQQATSLYGVTQLSSTTPGVYPSGGLFQKEESFPERPGEPECQYYLKTGDCKFGTSCKFHHPRLRVPPTPNCVLSSIGLPLRPGVQCCTFYVQNGFCKFGSTCKFDHPVGVIRYNPSASSLADAPVAPFPLLPSSSSSAAELISGDDPYLSTSRSASNNISAGLIFSQSGVSVPFNDLQLSTQTSLSLTGSRITRQGREIRRSF, encoded by the exons ATGGACATGTATGGACGCAATCCTACGGCGATGAATGGCTCACATGCTTCTGCTCCCCAGTGGACCGGACCAGGAGACGCCGCCGGACTtcaag CAGAATCATCGATGTGGGGAGGATTAGGGTTAGGTAAAAGTGAAACGTACCCAGAGAGAGCAGGTGCTCCTGACTGTGCCTACTACATGCGTACTGGTGTCTGTGGTTACGCCTCTAGATGCCGTTTCAATCATCCTCCTGATCGTGCCACg GTTGAAGCAACTGTTAGAGCCACAGGACAGTATCCCGAACGCCTTGGTGCTCTCCCTTGTCAA ttttaTTTGAAAACTGGAACCTGCAAATTTGGGGCTTCATGCAAATTCAACCATCCAAGGAATGCAGGTGGATCCGTGACCCACGTTCCTCTCAATATCTATGGCTACCCTGTTCGTCAG GGTGTAAACGAGTGCTCTTACTTTTTGAAAACGGGGCAATGCAAATTTGGTATTACCTGTAAATTCCATCACCCCCAgcctgctgctgctgctgctgctgctgctactgCAACTCTCCCACCTCCAGCTTCTGCACCTCAGTTTTATCCATCGGTGCAGCAACATCATTCCCTTATGCCTTCACCTCCTTCCTCTAGCTTGAGACCTCTTCTTCCCGGTTCTTTTATGCAAGGCCCTTATGCTCCAATGCTCTTAACCCCCCCTGGGGTCCTTCCTATTCAAGCCTGGAGTCATTACTCG GCACCTGTCAGCCCTGCTCTATCTCCTGGTGCTGCTCAGCAAGCCACTTCTTTGTATGGAGTTACACAGctctcttccaccactcccgGGGTCTATCCATCTGGTGGTCTTTTTCAGAAGGAAGAGAGCTTCCCAGAGAGACCCGGTGAGCCAGAGTGCCAGTACTATTTGAAAACAGGAGATTGTAAGTTTGGTACATCTTGCAAGTTTCATCATCCTCGACTTCGTGTTCCACCTACACCTAATTGCGTCCTCAGCTCCATTGGTCTTCCTCTACGTCCG GGTGTGCAATGTTGCACTTTCTACGTACAAAACGGCTTCTGTAAGTTTGGATCAACATGTAAATTTGATCATCCTGTGGGAGTCATCAGATACAATCCTTCTGCATCCTCCCTCGCTGATGCACCCGTGGCTCCTTTCCCTCTCTTgccctcttcttcttcgtctgcTGCTGAGCTCATTTCAGGGGATGATCCTTACTTGTCAACCTCAAGAAGCGCATCTAACAACATCTCAGCTGGTTTGATATTCTCCCAGAGTGGCGTCTCAGTTCCATTCAATGACCTCCAGCTCTCCACCCAGACCTCTCTTTCCCTAACCGGTAGCAGAATCACAAGACAAGGCCGAGAAATCCGTCGATCCTTTTGA
- the LOC108811141 gene encoding putative glutaredoxin-C12: protein MERVRDLASKKAAVIFTKSSCCMCHSIKTLFYELGASPAIYELDKDPQGRDMEQALFGAFGSTQAVPAVFIGGGYVGSAKDIISFHVNGSLKKMLKDSKAIWL from the coding sequence ATGGAACGAGTAAGAGATTTGGCATCGAAGAAAGCTGCAGTGATATTCACGAAGAGCTCGTGTTGCATGTGTCATAGCATCAAGACTCTCTTCTACGAGCTAGGGGCAAGTCCTGCGATCTATGAGCTCGACAAGGACCCACAAGGCCGAGACATGGAACAAGCCCTCTTTGGGGCCTTCGGCTCTACTCAGGCTGTCCCTGCGGTTTTCATAGGTGGGGGGTACGTCGGCTCAGCTAAAGACATAATCTCCTTCCACGTGAATGGCTCGCTCAAGAAAATGCTAAAAGACTCCAAAGCAATTTGGTTATGA
- the LOC108810361 gene encoding glutaredoxin-C13: MDKVMRMSSERGVVIFTKSSCCLCYAVQILFRDLRVQPTIYEIDTDPDCCEIEKALLRIGCSTAVPAVFVGGKLVGSTNEVMSLHLSGSLIPLIKPYQSLLY, from the coding sequence ATGGACAAGGTGATGAGAATGTCGTCAGAGAGAGGAGTGGTGATCTTCACTAAGAGCTCATGTTGTCTCTGCTACGCCGTTCAGATCCTGTTCCGTGACCTTAGGGTTCAACCAACGATCTATGAGATTGACACCGACCCAGACTGCTGTGAGATCGAGAAGGCTCTCCTCCGCATAGGCTGCTCCACGGCGGTACCTGCTGTCTTCGTAGGTGGCAAGCTCGTTGGTTCCACCAATGAAGTCATGTCCCTTCACCTTAGTGGCTCTCTCATCCCCTTGATCAAACCTTATCAGTCCCTCCTTTATTAG
- the LOC108807083 gene encoding zinc finger protein CONSTANS-LIKE 13: MERGGEEEEGSHQQQHGICDYCESSVALVYCKADSAKLCLACDNKVHVTNQLFSKHFRSLLCDSCHDSPSSVFCDTESSVLCQNCDWQHHTSSSSLHSRRPLEGFSGCPSVTELLALVGLDDLTDKALFLPHPGGSSDQTPPQIVSLNDLVASDGSSHNYRAMDVPPLPKNRHATCGRHKDEMIRQLRELSRSEPSCMKYETLDAELDTSGFLFLEPGNDLFSSTFESQVSGLKWLEDQQADYYLYSDDNNVNRGGCTQQQEEQESSPVMVPVSTSTTTRSTHEINSLDRNSALSRYKAKKKSRRYEKHIRYESRKVRAESRTRIRGRFAKSDP, from the exons ATggaaagaggaggagaagaagaagaaggatccCATCAGCAGCAACATGGCATCTGCGACTACTGCGAGTCATCGGTGGCTCTCGTCTACTGCAAAGCTGACTCTGCGAAGCTCTGTCTCGCCTGCGACAATAAAGTCCACGTCACCAACCAGCTATTCTCGAAACACTTCAGGTCCCTTCTCTGCGACTCCTGCCACGACTCTCCCTCTTCTGTATTCTGCGACACAGAAAGCTCAGTGCTCTGCCAGAACTGCGACTGGCAACACcacacctcctcctcctcactTCACAGCCGCAGACCCTTGGAAGGATTTTCCGGCTGTCCTTCCGTGACCGAGCTTCTAGCGCTCGTGGGCCTCGATGACCTCACTGACAAAGCTCTGTTCCTTCCCCATCCCGGTGGATCATCGGATCAGACCCCTCCGCAGATCGTTAGCCTTAACGACCTGGTTGCTTCGGACGGGTCAAGTCACAATTACCGGGCCATGGATGTTCCTCCTCTTCCTAAG AATCGCCATGCCACCTGCGGGAGACACAAAGATGAGATGATCAGACAACTCCGTGAACTATCAAGATCCGAGCCTAGTTGTATGAAATACGAGACCCTAGATGCTGAACTCGACACCTCCGGATTCCTATTTCTAGAACCGGGAAACGATTTGTTTTCTTCTACATTTGAATCTCAg GTGAGTGGACTGAAATGGTTAGAGGATCAACAAGCAGACTATTATCTGTATTCAGATGATAATAATGTGAACCGGGGAGGCTGCACTCAACAACAAGAAGAACAAGAGTCATCGCCGGTGATGGTTCCGGTTTCCACTAGTACTACAACAAGGTCGACACATGAGATCAATAGTCTTGACAGAAACTCTGCTCTCTCTCGCTACAAAGCCAAGAAGAAATCTCGAAG GTACGAGAAGCACATCAGATATGAATCGCGGAAAGTTCGTGCAGAAAGCAGGACAAGGATCAGAGGACGTTTCGCTAAGTCAGATCCATAA
- the LOC108812988 gene encoding protein NETWORKED 3C → MVGGEEEKRRWWWFESHHKTTTTTSKQSQWLHSTLAELDSKTNAMLSLIEEGNADSFGQRAETYYKKRPELISFVHDFYRAHRSLAHRFHHLKSSSSSFSIDHSLSDDPHSEIEDPDEEDEDDQDQGNASSTSKLEQERLKLIQESEALRRQLLEKDEEKREVIRQLSLAVETLKDENSSLKRRLLLLLLPGASRTLFHLDYKFLGKLFYI, encoded by the coding sequence atgGTTGGAGGGGAAGAAGAGAAAAGGAGATGGTGGTGGTTCGAGAGTCATCAcaagacgacgacgacgacctCTAAGCAATCGCAATGGCTTCATTCCACACTTGCAGAGCTTGATTCAAAGACAAATGCCATGTTGTCGCTAATCGAGGAGGGTAACGCAGATTCTTTTGGGCAGCGTGCGGAGACTTACTACAAGAAACGTCCTGAGCTTATCTCCTTCGTCCATGATTTCTATCGTGCTCACCGTTCCTTAGCCCACCGTTTCCATCACCTTAAatcatcctcttcctctttctctATCGACCACTCTCTTTCCGATGATCCCCATTCCGAGATTGAAGACCCtgacgaagaagacgaagacgaCCAGGACCAGGGAAACGCCTCCTCCACTTCCAAACTGGAACAAGAAAGGTTGAAGCTGATCCAAGAGAGTGAGGCTCTGAGAAGACAGCTGTTAGAGAAAGACGAGGAGAAGAGAGAGGTCATCAGGCAGCTTTCTCTTGCTGTTGAGACCCTCAAGGACGAGAACTCGAGTCTCAAGagacgtcttcttcttcttcttcttcccggTGCGTCTCGCACTCTTTTCCATCTCGACTACAAGTTCCTCGGGAAGCTGTTCTACATTTGA
- the LOC108812989 gene encoding classical arabinogalactan protein 26-like: protein MGVSLFVAFTLLSLCLHTSTSELLRFQLSTISAAPSLLPEAPSSFSASPPLEAMSPDISPLFPTPGSSEMSPSPSESSEMPTIPSSLSPPNPDAVARDPLLDTSPVGSPLPASSSVSLVWSQPSLLLVFPILLQLLPF, encoded by the coding sequence ATGGGCGTCTCTCTGTTCGTCGCCTTCACCCTTCTCTCACTCTGTTTGCACACTTCAACATCCGAGCTTCTACGGTTTCAGCTCTCCACCATATCAGCTGCACCTTCGCTTTTGCCCGAAGCGCCTTCTAGTTTCTCAGCTTCACCTCCTCTGGAGGCTATGTCTCCGGATATATCTCCTCTGTTCCCTACTCCAGGTTCGAGCGAAATGTCTCCTTCTCCGTCAGAATCTTCTGAGATGCCGACAATCCCATCAAGCCTTAGTCCACCAAACCCAGATGCTGTGGCTCGTGATCCCCTGCTAGACACTTCTCCGGTGGGGTCTCCTCTGCCTGcatcttcctctgtttctttggTCTGGTCACAACCCTCTCTGCTTCTTGTGTTCCCCATACTGCTGCAGCTACTACCTTTCTGA